From a region of the Odontesthes bonariensis isolate fOdoBon6 chromosome 2, fOdoBon6.hap1, whole genome shotgun sequence genome:
- the macroh2a2 gene encoding core histone macro-H2A.2: MSARGGKKKVTKLSRSSRAGVIFPVGRMMRYLRTGTHKYRIGMGAPVYMAAVIEYLAAEILELAGNAARDNKKGRITPRHIKLAVANDEELNQLLRGVTISNGGVLPRIHPELLSKKRGSRVKVDSQTSIPEKQEERLKSKKPIKSFKKVKGKRGRKPKNTDNDKESAPSSSVEDGPGDGFTILSAKSLFLGQKLSLTESEVSKIGSIKVEGIINPTNAEMDLKDGVGNALEKAGGREFQDGVKELRKAQGPLEVASVAVSQASGMAARFIIHCNIPQWGSEKCEDQLEKTVKNCLTAAEDKKLKSVAFPSLPAGRNGFPKQTAAQLILKAISNHFVSSTSSSLKNIYFVLFDSESIGIYLQEMAKLDGK, translated from the exons ATGTCAGCcagaggaggaaagaagaagGTCACCAAGTTGTCCAGATCATCTAGGGCAGGTGTCATCTTCCCCGTGGGGAGGATGATGAGGTATCTGCGCACTGGTACGCACAAATACCGCATCGGCATGGGGGCACCGGTCTACATGGCAGCTGTGATCGAGTACCTGGCAG CTGAGATTTTGGAGCTGGCAGGAAACGCCGCACGAGACAACAAGAAAGGCAGAATAACACCCAGACACATCAAGCTGGCTGTGGCCAATGACGAAGAGCTCAACCAG CTTCTAAGGGGAGTGACCATATCAAATGGAGGGGTTCTGCCTCGGATCCACCCAGAGCTTCTCTCCAAGAAGAGAGGAAGCCGCGTAAAAGTGGACAGCCAGACATCCATCCCTGAAAAGCAAGAAGAACGCTTAAAAAGCAAGAAGCCcatcaaatccttcaaaaaggTTAAAGGCAAACGAGGCCGCAAGCCAAAG AACACAGACAACGATAAAGAGTCTGCTCCAAGTTCCTCAGTGGAAGATGGACCCGGAGATGGCTTCACCATCCTGTCAGCAAAGAGCCTGTTCCTCGGACAAAAG CTTTCACTAACAGAGAGTGAAGTCAGCAAGATTGGATCCATCAAGGTGGAGGGGATAATTAACCCTACAAATGCAGAGATGGACCTGAAAGATGGAGTTG GCAACGCACTGGAGAAAGCTGGAGGCCGAGAATTCCAGGATGGAGTTAAAGAGCTGCGGAAAGCTCAGGGGCCTTTGGAAGTGGCATCAG TGGCAGTGAGCCAGGCCAGTGGGATGGCAGCGCGCTTCATCATTCACTGTAACATCCCACAGTGGGGCTCAGAGAAGTGCGAGGACCAGCTGGAGAAGACCGTAAAGAACTGCCTCACCGCCGCAGAAGACAAGAAACTCAAGTCCGTGGCTTTCCCGTCACTACCAGCCGGACG GAACGGCTTTCCAAAGCAAACAGCCGCTCAGCTCATCCTGAAGGCCATCTCCAACCATTTTGTGTCATCCACCAGCTCCTCTCTGAAAAACATTTACTTTGTGCTGTTTGACAGCGAGAGCATCGGAATATACCTTCAAGAAATGGCCAAGCTAGATGGCAAGTGA